The Electrophorus electricus isolate fEleEle1 chromosome 4, fEleEle1.pri, whole genome shotgun sequence region AGACTCAGTTTCTTAGCCCCTTTCCTAACGCTTCCCTGTGtgggtgccccccccccacccactctgTTTATGTTTGAAGACTGCGGCGTTAGTGTGGGGGCTCTGAGCAGACGCAGGCACTGGCTGGCGGCTGCCGTCTGGGGCTGAGCCACGGGACATGGCTGCTTAGCAGAGCTGGATGGGGCAGGCAGCTCCGGGGAGGCAGAACAAGCACTGGGAGTTCAGCAGGGACCAGCAGCCACAGTAGCAGAGCAGGCCATCTATAGGAAACAGCAGGGACTGTAAAAGGGACTTTGTCTCGCTGTCATCCCACTCgctcctctccccctctgtccaCTTATTGTTCTTTTCTAGTGGCCTTACCATCTCCTCAATTGTATCTCTTGCATTTTCTTCACCAATTACTCACTCTatgttatttttctctcttgtctttcctctctttctctccatctccttcgctccatctctctttttctggcCCTCTCCcttgccttttctttctttctctctttctccttgcaGCAGATGATGCAGCAGCAGGCGGCTCTCATGGCTGCCACACAGGGCTCATATCTCAACCCCATGGCAGCCATTGCGGCTGCGCAGATGCAGCAAATGGCAGCTTTCAACGTCAACGGCCTCGTGGCTGCCCCTATGACGCCCTCATCAGGTGGAAGGACTTTAAATATCCCCCCAGCACTCTCTAACATGGGTTTACTTCCCACTCAAAGGCCCCTCAGGGGAAATGTTTCCTTTATACCAACTCGGTGTGATGTACTGGGAACTAGAGGTATGGGTCGGCTGGGTATGCAGTCTAGTAGTGTGGGCATCATAAACTCAATGCACCCACAGAAGAGTGTTTCCAGAGAATCAGTGTTGGCAGTGTTGAAGGACAGTGACATGAGAGGAGCCAAGGACTAGAAGCGGGTGGCAAAATGAAGTGATCACTCGCTGTTGTtgaattgtttgctttttttcgCTTTTTGCTTGTCCTGGTGTGTGGACAATCTGATGCCTTTGGGCAGGGACTCCTTGATGAACCAATGCAAGGGTAAAGATTTGGGATAGATAATCCTGCACTTGAGCTTGACCCGCTCTCTCTGCTGCAGCGAGGGGCTCTAACGCCCCACAATGATAAGTACGCTGACATCCAGGGTCaggaaaaatgaattaaacaaagTGTCCTTCAtgcttactttctctctctctctctctctctctctctctctctctctctctctctatctctctctctctctgtccatttctctctacttctctctctctctctctctctgtctctgtctatttctctctacttctctctttctctctttctctctctctctctctctatctctctctctctctctctctctctctctgtctatttctctctacttctctctttctctctctcctacatgTGTAATCCACAAAGCCTACTCACTAAGGTTATACCTATCAAATTTAATCCTACATGACTGAAATGTCCTTCTCAGCTAAGAGggaaaaatatgaagaaaaaaacaaaacaaaacaatgtgcTGAAAAACCCCAGTGACAAAACAAGAGATTCGATGTGACCATTATCCCAGCAAAATACTTTGCAATGCTCCAGCCTAAGTCTGTGTGTCTAATCCTATGACACTCAGCATTAGTGGACTCATAAGAGTAATCCTCTCTAAACCCTGCAGGTATGTTCGTCACTCCAACTGTACGTCCCTCTTCTCAAGTTGTTATAGGCTAGTTAGCTCACTAAGAAGTGACAACCATTAGATTTACACTCCACTTAGACTAAAATTTAGTGTGACTGCCAACATAAGGTACTCCATCAATGTAATTTAGCTGGAATTAACTTTTATCTGATACAGTATGGTGTCACTATagtgttaaaatatgttttttgtttttttgtttgtttgtttaggcaCCAGCACACCCCCAGGGATCAGTGGCACGGCGGTGCCCAGCATTGCTGCTCCAATTGGGGTAAACGGCTTTAGTGCCCTCCCTCCCCAGAGCAATGGCCAGCCAGCTTCTGAACCCATCTACACCAATGGAATTCACCCATACCCAGGTAACTCCCAGCTCTGAGGAAGGCAGCGTCCTTCTTACACATGGCTGGGGCCTTGCTTTGGCCAAGAAAGATTTGACCCCAGCCTATTTAATGATAACCTTTTCCTTTACCTCATACTATCACACAATCCTTCTCATGTTTCACTTTCTCACATTGCAACGTCTCATTCTCAACTTTGCAATgcctttatctatctatctatctatctatctatctatctatctatctatctatctatctatctatctatctatctatctatccatccatccatccagcacAGAGTCCAACAGTGGCAGACCCTCTCCAGCAAGCCTACGCGGGTGTGCAACACTATGCAGGTGCTTGCTTCCTTCCTTTTAGCTTTCTCTCAGTCCAGCTGAATATGACTTTGTCCTCCTCTGTATTTTTAGTCTGCTGTAGTCACTTTGCCAGCTGAACCGGGTGATGCACACTCACTCTGCCGATTGACTAAACAGCACACTGTTGCTCTGTAGTGCTGAACTGCCCTCTTCCTGGAGGTCGACTCTGCTAATCAAAGCCTTCAGGAACATCTGAAAAGTGACTAAGTGTGTTAAATCTCAGTAATGAAACTGATTGCATTTACTCAGTTTTGCTGTCACTCTTATAATGGCTCATAACGCAACTTGGGGGGATTAGAATCTTGAAGCATTTTCTTGAAAGACACAAAATATGCACTAAACTACCGTATGCAGCCTGCTTCATCTCACTAAAGATGAAAATGCTGGCATAGATATGTGTATTCTTAGATGTCGTGCACTTTCAGTGTATCTCCTTATAAAGCTTTCATTGTGTCAAGAGGGCAAGTAGTTGAAATGCTTCATTTGTCTGGCTGCCACTTTTAGCTGTACTGATTTAACAGTTGCTGGAGTCACTCCAGTTCACAGGCCCTTTTCAACTTAGACTTTGGACCATTACAATTAAAATGGCAGAGCTGTTCTCAGAACAGCTCAACAGAGTGGACATTATGCAATTTCACAGATGTCCACAAGATGTCAAACTCAACAGCTGGAAGCAATCATATCTAGGATTATCATGTTTATCTCTCTGATCCTCTGCAATCTTTCACAGACTTGATATAAAGACCAGAGAGTCTGTAGACTGAAACCACATCCTTTAGTATGCAGAATCAGAACCGGAATAGTTATCTTCATGCAAGCTTATTTACCAGATAAGCACTTAATACAACGTCTCCTTTAGCATTGCCTATGGGACAACTGATTCCATAAAAGCCccttttaaacagtttattttcGCTGGGCACTGAACCACAGTGAAAATGAGGCTGGCCCGGCTCTGTGCCAtaatgcagtttatttattcagtgtCTGGAGAGCGAGAACAATGCAATAATGATTTAAGTTGTTGTGTCAAATCTGGGAAAACTGATGCGAATTCTACTGCCTGCTCCCTCTCCTCATCTGTCTCCTCGCAACAGCAGCCTATCCTGCCGCCTATGCCCCAATCAGCCAAGCGTTTCCCCAGCAACCAGCTATCATCCCCCAGCAACAGCGGGAAGGTAAGAGTGGCTCCGCCCACCCCTGATAAAAGGTGATAATTGCCATGTTCCATCTGTATGTTCTCAACTCTGAAttagcaagaaagaaaaagtggcAACAGAGAAGCAGGTAGGGGGTTGGCACTTGGAGACTTTTAGGGAGAGTGCTAAAAGGAGATCTAAGCAACTTTCAGAGTGTGAAGCTCAGCAAATCTCAACAGCATTTTTAAGACggaatgtaataattatttttataacaccTAATGCAGTTGCAAGGAAAAACAAGCAGTATGCATGTATGCGTCAGGTAGAAATGCCGTGTTAAAGTGAACAGGCTTTACTGTGCCATTAGCCGCTCATGATAAAGGTCTTCCCACTGTCTTAGTGTTCCGATGATGTCCTTTAGACCTGCATTCTCCAAGCAACAGATGCTCAGTTTTCTCCACAGCAATGCTAGCCCACAGCTTCACAGTCCATTGCTGGCTgtacctccttctctctgcaagAAAGACAACAGATCCAGTGTGCAGCCTTCACATACTTAAATGATTTCTAATTTCTAATGGTTGGGCTTTTCAAATCCTGTGCCTCTTTCAATGAGCCACAGGCAGAGACGCTCAGAGAGACTCCATCTAGCGTAGTCCTCATCTGTGCCAATTTCCTTCGCCTCGCTCACCCTCATTtgaatatgtgtctgtgtttgtgtgtgtctccacaggGCCCGAGGGCTGTAACCTGTTTATCTATCACCTGCCGCAGGAGTTCGGGGACGCCGAGCTCATGCAGATGTTCCTGCCCTTTGGCAACGTCATCTCTGCCAAAGTCTTCGTGGACCGGGCCACCAATCAGAGCAAGTGTTTCGGTGAGTGCCTCGCACCGCCCGCCGAGAGCAGCAGCCCTACGGGGATTGTGGGTGGGAGGGGCATGCATGCAGATCAGTCCCTTTTGGAAGTCACCTCACATGCCGCTTGCCTCGACGCGATTAGATTCCATgccccccctcccaccccaactCGCTCTTCATTGCTCACCTCGCACGCTAATCAATTTGCAATTAGCGCTGGAAAAGTGGCGTCACATCCGAGCGAGCAGGGAAGCTACCTGCATCCCACTCTTCTAGATTCCGCCCAGCAGCCAAAATTTATAGGATACTAATCCTCTAAACCCACACATGGCTCCGCCCCTTTTCCTCCTGCCTGCCTTACAGACAATGATATAGTGCACTTAGCCTGCCTTGTCTGCCTTGCTGGATGCCTCCTGGTGCCGGCACTGGTGCCAGGCCCACCACAGCTGTCCTTAAACTCCTCATCACCACCCTGCAGGCTATCAAAGCTCGGCTCTCCTTCCCATGAATCCTTCTGTTCTGTGGTGTAGACACATTTATGGGATCTGAGATGATAATTATTAGACTGCCAAATAAATCCATTATTAGGTTTTTGgataaattaaatttattttcaaactttGTCTATACAAATAATAAACCAGCACTTTTGTTGTCATTCATCCTAGGAATTTGTGTCTAAATTTGCAGAGGCCATTTACAGATTAGATTAAGATATTGTGTAGGTAGAAAAATCAGTTTCTAGAGTAAGTAGGTAGTCTAATGTAAACCTTTAGGTTAATGTTAGAGGCTTTGATTATGTATTCTGTGATGTACTGGTGGTAACTGTGAAGATGATATAAAACTTCTTTCAGCCCTGACTGAAATAGCTGAGGTATATAGCTGAGGTCCTTAAAAATATTTGGCTGAGggttaaaaatgtttagcaaGTTGATTAATGTAATGGGATGTCTGAGCCTTTACTGATTCACAAAGATGTTCCACACATGGCTTAGTAGGGCTCAGGAGCCGTCCCAAATTGTTGTCTAATGTGTGCCCAGTTCTAGTGGTGTaaatgctgggggggggggggggcaggaggggCCAATTGTACTGGGGCCTGTGGGCCAGGGGGCCCCTACAATTTCAATTAGGCAATTCTTTCAGGGCATATGCTACGCATGTATATTTCATGAGCAGATCTTTTAACTTAACATTATTCCCAACCAGCCAGCTTGAACATATGTTGCATTATACACCCTGATGTTCATTTATGCCTCTCAATGGGTCTTATCCATAGTAGAAAAATGGACAAATAGTTCTTAAACTGATCTTTCAAACAtgatatattcattatttataactctaaaaaagattaaagtaattccattaaaatatatcaaaatgtgtattttatcaaaatatgCACAATGCATGCAAATGGTTCTCAGGAAATTTCTTATTTGGACAGTAGTGAATAAGCTAATTTATTGTCTagtgtaaacatttaaattaatgtcaGAGGAGGCTTTGACTTTTTATGTATTCTGTACTGTATTGATGGTAGTTAAATTCAAGCACAAAAGCTGagctcaaaaaaagaaaaatgtgttacATTCATCACTCCCCAGTGTCGTGGTTCCCATGGCAGCATCTCTGTgtatttacttcctggtttccatgtttccatgtttggtttcttttggttccaCTCCTAGATAGTTCTATTACCTACCAGTTATTGTAATCACATGTATCAtgttagtcctcattagtcGCTGCACTTAAACAGTCTGCAAAGTCTTGTCATCTCGTTTTTGAGCCGTTTGTCATAGTTTGTTTACTCTGGTTTATTGGATCTCCGCCTGTTTTTGGATTACTCTCTTTGCCTGTTTCCCATccattttgtttaattcattGATTGATTTGTGGATTTTGACCCTGGCTAGTACTTTGGATTACATCAGTGGAATTCCCttgttctctaataaagctgCATTTGCCTTATACTGCAAGCGACTCTGTCTCTGAACATGTGTGGAACGTTACAGGGAGCTGAAGTTCTAAACTGGATGCTTAATGCTTAagacaggagacacaggagacagaAGAGCTGTTCTGTCCATTGAACATGGCAAAAACAGGAATTTGGAATTTGGACTTTGGACATCTATTGTAGATGATTTTGCTAAGTGCAAAGCTTGTCTCAAGATCTTTGCCTGGGTGAGGGCATGCCTTAAGCCCATGCacagaaaggggggggggggtccctcTGATTGTTTTCTGCCCTGAGGCCCAGATGATCCTAGTTACACTAGGTGATGATCTGTTTTTCAGAACAGTGCAGAAAATCTGAAAAGAAATGTTGATGCACAGGGCATAAGTTTTTTCAGTGCCATTGTACTCAGTGTTGAAATCTCTGCAATGAAATCCAGAGTTCAGGGAGATGGCGCTCTGTGAACTTATGTTTCAGAGCTGTATCAGTGGTCTGATAAATCAATTATTGATCTATTTTAAGAACAATTCCTGTGGGCCAGATGTAAGGTTCTATATCTGTTCATCATTTGCAGACACTGCAcatttttgggaaaatactcttgAAATTTTCATCGTTCCATTAATGAGTCCGAAAAAGTACATGTAGGTCAACCTTAGAAACAGAGTTATTGGTCAAAAACTCCTCCAGTGCAGGAAATGCAGAATCAGAAGTTCTCCCTTTTCAAGGCAAGCTTTCCACTAACACAGGATTCTGATCCATGTCTCTATTttgtcagaaagagagagaatggatgTGTTTGATACTTCTTGAGCCATTTGAAAATATCAGTTAAATAGGTCAGCAGCACTAGCTATTTTTTGTCAGAAAAGTTAATGGCTAGTGCAGAGCTTTTTTCCAATAAAAATGTCCTCAGCTCACAGTTTGAACAGGTCCATACATTACCAGATTTTGTTTGGTGGGCCCTTTtttgttagttagttagtttgtttttgtaagagCTTGTCTGTGAATCATACATGTCCACAAGGCGAGCAAGGCAATggcatgtatgtctgtgaatAGACCACTATATTTGCCTGTCTTAGCTTGTGCACCATCTGAGCAAATTCCCACACACTTGTGCCAGACAGTGACATGGTAACGTATATATGtattcagcaaaacaaaaatctgattGCCAGTTGCTCTCCTAGGAAGggcacaataaaacaaaaaaatcctcACTAATTTGTCCGCATTCCACAAATCTAGCATAAACAAGCATCCGTGCATCTCCAGACACATCTGTGGTCTCATCAAGTTGCAAAGCAAACACTcaattttattttgatgataAATTTCTTCAACATCTTTTGTCAAACGCTCAATGCAGTAAATCACTGTTATCATCTTTAGATATTGGTATTAATGCTAAGTGATCTGCCGTGCTTTTTCCACACATGGCAGAAAAGGTTTACTTAGCACATGACAAGAAAAGAGTCTCATCTAGTGTCTTGACAATCCAATTTGCTGTTTGAAAGAAACCTGAAGTACCTTTTAGTTAACATTGGTGTTTTCTGGAGACTTAACTGCTGGCCTCTTCACTCCTgcagttttcattaaaaaaactctACAGGTTTTGATTGCAAATTCAAGTGTCTGGTCTGCAAGTAGTGGACCGACTTGGAGGGCTTGTGACTTTCCTTAGCTAGCATTTCTCCATTAACCAGACACTGTCCATCCTCTCTGTAGCTTGTCTATATGCATTCATACTCTTTCATCATATTtcctcattttctttgtttttttctgttgagaCATTTCTGTAGTTTCTATAGTTTCTGCACTTTAACTTTTGCCTTCCTACGTCCAGTACTACCTGCTAAAAAGTGCTACATTGTTAAGCAAATTTTGCCTCGCACAGAAAAAGTGCTTCAAGTTTAATGGTCATTCAAGCCCTGCTCCCTCAGTACCAAGCTCACCCAATAGAAATTTTTCTGTAGGTTTAGCTATTCAACTGTGTTTGCGTGTCTTCATGAAAATTGTTTTCTATGTGCATGTTAAGTTAGTTGAAGTATATTTGTCTTTATATCATCAGCCTTTGTGAACCCCAAGGGACTACGTCGTAAACCTTGTGGGGCACAACCCTCAGGTTAAAACTTTTAGTTTGTTTGAGTGATATGAGGTAATTACACCTCTAAGAAATTATTGTAAAtatctctcctctttccttcagTTCACACTTATATAAACATGTTAGTaacctcttttttttcagtgtatgaaTTTATGCTTGGGCATGTGCGAGAATGAGCAAGGAAGTTTTTGGGTTATGTGGGCTATGAGAGCATAGCCCACATATCTCCTCCTCACAAGCCAAGGTTTCTTTGATGGAACGTGGACAGACTAGAAGGCTAGCGAACATAAATCATTACTAAAAACCAGTCTCTTACATACATATGCcatgggagaggagagacagctgTGGAGGTGGACATTTGTTATCATCAGTGGTCCTCCTGGGCAAGGTGTGGACAGGGCTTCCAGAAAGTGCTGTTCAGTGAGACCAGAGCAGCCGTCAGTGTGCGGCACCAGCAAGTGTTTTGGGATGGTGTGCTCTTTTAATCCACAGTGATTACTCACTCAATATTGACATTTAACGCTGATCAAAGCCTGCCTCTTTTAGTGGGATTAACCAAAGAGAAAATGGATTTCAAAGGGTCTTATAGAATTGCttagaacatgcacacacacacacacacacacacacacacacgtgcacgcacttGCCCACACACAGAAGTACACAGAGGGATACAAGTTTAAAAACAGAGATTTGCTTTTAGTATTAGAGTACCACAAGTGGAGAATTCCTTGAATGCACctgctgtattttttatttatctcagTGGCTTAAGAGATTGTGAAATTCCCAGGTCTAGGCATGGGTTGTCTTCTCACCAGTCACAAATGTGAAAAGACAGATAGGCTGGATCGCCAAAGCCCTCCTGCCATTTCTGCCTTGCTTTCCCAATGAGAGAACACTTATGTCTTGACCCCGAAGTGAGCAGGCCTAGTAAAGTCCGATGCATCCCATAAAACACAGCATGGAGTCCGATGCTGATTTACATAGCTCAAACTGTCCAGACggctccctctcctctcccagtgCCTGCCTGTCCTCCCAGCATGCTTCAGGTGCCGGCTGGGGAGAGCGTTGGATGAGTGCGTCAGGAGAGGCAGATTTATGAAGAGCGCTGGGGAGGGGGGCTTGAGGTTGTCTGACAGACGCGGCTCTTTTAAAGGGTTTGTAAAAGCAACGCTCTTATCTCAGGCCGGCCTGACAAAAGCAAGCCCCTCTCCCCCAAATTAAATTGGAGCGCTGTCCAGGTGATTGAATCAGCCCAGCAAGCGGAAAATTTGGCCCGTCAGTCAGTGAGGCGGTGATAAGGAAAGGGCAGGAGAGCAGTGGGATCATTCCGCTTCCACACATGGACGATAACTCGGAGCACCTGTAACAGGGGGTGTTAACGGAAGCCAAGTGGCTATGGCCACCGACCTGTTCTCTaacacagagctgcagtgcCCTCGACTACCAGCCTTGTTTTGTGATTTAAGGGCTGCTGGTTTAACCTGCCTGTTTGCTGTAAAGAATTTAATTTAGATGAAATTTCCTACATTGAATTCCATTCATTTGTATACcatctcttccctctctttctctctctctctctctctctctctttctctccccccccaggCTTTGTGAGCTTTGACAACCCATCCAGTGCTCAGGCTGCCATTCAGGCCATGAACGGTTTCCAGATCGGGATGAAGCGGCTGAAGGTGCAACTGAAGCGGCCGAAGGATGCTAACCGCCCCTACTGATCCTGCCGGCACCCACGTCCAGGTGAGAGCCACCACTGACGCACCCATGCCCAGGCTGGGATTAGATTCCTCAGCCCACATAATATAGCCATTCTCGCAAGGCAGCAGGTCATTTTAGACGCCTGCGTCATGTTTCACCAAAAGCAGTTAGAACTCATATCTGTAGTTTTTTGTCAACACATAGCAAGTAGGATTGAAAGTATGGTGTAAAGTTTTGCACATATGATAGGAAGTATGTTGAACATGGAGAGAGCATAGTGATGGGCTTTGGGGAGGATGGATGAGATTGTGTTCTTAACATTTAATATGGGTAGATAAAACTGTTATCAAAGCTACAgcatggaaacatttaaaatccttCTAGCACCAGTTGCAGTCCAGGCTCCCTGGGTAGTGTGATTTTTCCATAGAGTCTGGGATAGACAGATGTCCACAAATTACAGCACTGGGAGGTCTGACCATTACAATGGGCCACTCAATAGGAATCTGGCAGTCTTCAGTTCAAACTCAAAACAGACTTTTCACTGATGTAAGCAgttgtgcgtatgtgtgtgtgtgtgtgtgtgtgtgtgtgtgtgtgtgtgtgtgtgtgtgtgtgtgtgtgtgtgtgtgtgtgtgtgtgtgtgtgtctgtgt contains the following coding sequences:
- the si:dkey-205h23.2 gene encoding CUGBP Elav-like family member 4 isoform X5, with translation MNRPIQVKPADSEGRGEDRKLFVGMLGKQQSEEDVRRLFEVFGQIEECTVLRGPDGASKGCAFVKFSSHAEAQAAINSLHGGQTMPGASSSLVVKFADTDKERTLRRMHQMAGQLGIFSPMTIQFGAYGAYTHAQMMQQQAALMAATQGSYLNPMAAIAAAQMQQMAAFNVNGLVAAPMTPSSGTSTPPGISGTAVPSIAAPIGVNGFSALPPQSNGQPASEPIYTNGIHPYPAQSPTVADPLQQAYAGVQHYAAAYPAAYAPISQAFPQQPAIIPQQQREGPEGCNLFIYHLPQEFGDAELMQMFLPFGNVISAKVFVDRATNQSKCFGFVSFDNPSSAQAAIQAMNGFQIGMKRLKVQLKRPKDANRPY